In the genome of Pseudopipra pipra isolate bDixPip1 chromosome 4, bDixPip1.hap1, whole genome shotgun sequence, one region contains:
- the LOC135413609 gene encoding inositol 1,4,5-trisphosphate receptor-interacting protein-like 1, with product MDSALVLLLAVLAVLPKLTHDRPSDAVALERMKRRQMFLEEKMSELWEEMEWRRALEKVPLLWILQHWLFWVAAAAVLCWLAWRRQRDNWRGEEEEELGAAAGAVRPFPELSRSPLQELPYMGRTLKKLVRDLLEVCQVLSQNTFMPELHPATQKQGTMESWSDLGHQVIYQLVVFLRPPPRHSFQLQPPAGKNVPERCSNIRVVLECSCSSTTGETSCFVHPTHDAQPSRLLRTLCTDSHLEVEKVAGWVQDLVEAAWERLPQWHDWKLQLLPSSRSCRLLLTGPCEVQLCAELLLALRQGRPGNFLVLE from the coding sequence tgctcctcctggctgtgctggccgtcCTGCCCAAGCTGACCCACGATCGCCCGAGCGATGCAGTCGCTCTGGAGCGGATGAAGAGACGGCAGATGTTTCTCGAGGAGAAGATGAgcgagctgtgggaggaaatggagtggaggagggccctggaaaaagttccactcctgtggatcttgcagcactggctcttctgggtggctgcagcggctgtgctctgctggctggcctggcGCCGTCAGCGGGACAACtggcgaggagaggaggaagaagagctgggcgcagcagccggggccgtcaggcctttcccagagctcagccggtcaccgctgcaggaactgccctaCATGGGCCGcaccctgaagaagctggtgcgggacctgctggaggtgtgccaggtgctctcccagaacaccttcatgccagagctgcacccgGCCACCCAGAAGCAGGGCACCATGGAGTCCTGGAGTGACCTGGGGCACCAGGTCATCTACCAGCTGGTCGTCTTCCTGAGGCCACCCCCCAGgcactctttccagctgcagccgcccgccggcaagaatgtgccagagaggtgctccaacatCCGGGTGGTGCTGGAGTGCTCGTGCTCCAGCACGACGGGGGAGACGTCGTGCTTTGTCCACCCCACGCACGACGCTCAGCCCTCGCGCCTGCTCCGcaccctctgcacagactcccacttggaggtggagaaagtcgccggctgggtgcaggacttggtggaagcagcctgggagcgtttgccccagtggcatgactggaagctccagctgctgccctcctcccgctcctgcaggctcctgctgaccGGCCCCTGCGAGGTGCAGCTCTgcgctgagctgctcttggcgctgcggcagggccggccaggcaacttcctggtgctggaatag